In Drosophila albomicans strain 15112-1751.03 unplaced genomic scaffold, ASM965048v2 utg000163l_pilon, whole genome shotgun sequence, the genomic window AGTCTATGAGAGTAACCAAACGAATGAGAAAGAAGAGAAACGACAAAATTagccaagcaaaaagaaatacagcGCACAGCCTAAAACTGAGAAGAAGCAGCATTGTTTTAACTGTGGCGCAATCGACCACCTTCGAAAAGATTGTCAGAGTGAGGTTAAGTGTTTTCGGTGCAACGAAAACGGGCACATGTCAAGAAACTGCAAGCTGCACCTAACATGAAAGTTGTCTACGAGGATCGTCGACTAAAAAAGCTGCGAATCGCTGACGTTGTTGTGGTAGAGGCGCTAGTGGATACTGGAGCTGACGTCTCAATAATTAAAGAGGCAATGGTCAATAAAATTAGTGGCGTCAAATTACAGCAGAGCGTTTCAACACTACGAGGTCTTGGAAGAGGTATGACTCGCCCTCTGGGTCAATTCAATGCAGAGGTGAAGATCGACGAAATGCAGCTGACACACAGGTTCCTAGTTGTTCCGCAAGATGCCATCGCCTGTGATGCTTTACTGGGATACGACTTCGTGGCAAAGTTTCGAGTGCAGATGACAGCAGCCGGCTACGAGTTTTCTCCCCTGCTGGGGAGGAAACTGTAGAATCAAATCAGTTAAGTATTCTCAATATTTTAGAAACCAACAATGATATTGAGACCTCTCCGCAATATAAAAGAGCAGTGGAAACAATGATTGGCAATTTCAATGCGATGAAGAAAACAGCTGAGTGACCAATTCAACTAAGATCGTGCCGGATGCCAACATTGTGCCCTTTCGGCAGGCACCCAGTCGAATTGCTGTTAGCGAAGCTGAAGCGGTAAAACATCAAATCAACGAGTGGCTGGATACAGGCGTAATTCGACAGTCCACATCTAATTTTGCTAGCCGCCTAGTTGTTGTCAAAAAGAAGGATGGAAGCAACCGCATTTGTGTCGACTATCGCCAGTTAAACAAAATGGTTCTCAAAGACTGCTTCCCAGTACCGGTGATTGACGACGTGTTGGAGAAACTGCAGAAGGCCAAGTTTTTCACCGTTATGGATTTGGAAAATGGGTTTTTCCACGTGTCGGTGGAAAGAAAACAGCAAGAGGTTCACAGCTTTTATTACGAAGGAAGGCCTTTTCGAGTTCAACCAAGCACCATTTGGATTTCGTAATTCGCCAGcgatttttattcgatttgtcAACCACGTTTTCCAAAAGCTGATAAACGAAGatgttttagaaatttatatgGATGTCATAATCATACATGCAGTCACAGCAGACGAATGCCTGAGGAAAATGGAGCGCGTGTTAAGCAAGTCAGCAGAGTTTGGGctgaaaattaaatggaaaaagtGTCATTTTCTCCAGACGAAAATCCATTTTCTCGGCCATATAATTGAAGACGGGAAAATCAAGCCAGGAATAGAGAAGACGAAAGCTATCGGAAAATTTCCAGCACCACAGAATATTAAAGTCCTGCAGTTTTTCTTGGGTCTCACTGGATTTTTTCGGAAGTTCATACGAGGATATTCGTAGATAGCAAAGCCGTTAACAGATCTTTTACGGAAGGATGAGAGTTTCCGAATGGGATCTGCTGAGTTACAGTCGCTGGAAAGGTTGAAAGACGCACTAACCTCGGAGCCAGTATTAAGAATCTATGATAGAGATGCCAGCACAGAGCTCCACACAGATGCCTCGAAAGATGGGTTTGGTGCCACATTGCTGCAGTGGTACGATGATCAACTGTATCATGTCTGCTACTGGAGTAAGAAGACTACAGAAGCCGAGTCGAGAAAGCACAGTTATATATTGGAGGCAAAGGCCGTTTATTTGGCGCTTTAAAAGTTTTCGCCAGTACCTGTTGGGTATTTCATTCAAGTTGATTATCGACTGCGCCGCCTTCAAGCAAGAAGCAGGATGTGCCTCGCGACGTGGCAGAATGGGTGGTGTACATGGAGCAGTTCGATTTCGAAGTAGAACATTGGCCTGGAAATCGATTGAAACACGTCGATTGTTTAAGTCGCTACCCACCCCAAATAATGGTTATTTCGACTGAAATTTCTGCCAGACTGAAGAAAGCACAGGAAGGTGATGCCATGGTAAAAGCGATTTTGGAGATCTTGTCCAGCCGCCCATATGAAGACTTCAAAATTAAGGGATGCCTATTGTACAAAGCTGTCGAAGGAACGGATGTGCTGGTGGTCCCAAAAGTTATGGAAAAGGAGATCATAACAGAAGCACACAAAGCTGGCCATTTCGGTACCCAGAAGACTATGCATTCCATACAACAAAACTATTGGATTCCACATTTGAGGGAAAGGTATCCAAGGTCATCAGTAACTGCGTCAAATGCatcatatacaacaaaaaattaggcAAGAAGGAGGGATTTCTTTATAAGATCGACAAAGGAGCGGAACCGTTGTATACCGTACATGTTGACCATCTGGGAGTAATGGATGCAACGACCAAGCAgtataaacacatttttgcaattgtggATGGCTTCACAAAATTTGTCTGGTAGTATCCAACTAAAACCACGAGCAGTGAGGAAGCTCTGCAGAAGCTGAGGAATTGGTCCGACGTTTTCGGAGATCCTTGCCGAATCATTAGCGATCGTGGATCGGCATTTACTTCAGCTGCATTTGAGTCGTATGTAAAGGAGAATGGAATCGAACACATTTGGAGCACCACCGGAGTCCCAAGAGGAAACGGCCAAGTCGAACGCGTTAATCGCTCAATTTTGGCCATAATCTCAAAGCTGTCTGCAGATAAGCCCGACAAATGGTTTAAGTTTGTACCAAAGGTGCAGCGAGTCATCAATGGTACCACACACAAGTCGACGAAGCGCTCACCATTCGAGCTTATGTTTGGCGTTAAGATGAGAAATGATGCCGATTGCAGAATTCTACAGATGCTAGATGACGAAATGTACAACAGTTTCGACGAGGAGCGACGGAAGACTCGGCAAGAAGCGAAAGATGAAATACAGCATGCACAGGATAACTACAAAAAAGCGTTCGATAAAAACAGGAAGAACGAACATGGCTATAAGCTTGGAGATCTCGTTGCCATTCGCCGTACGCAGTTCGTGGCTGGTAGGAAGCTAGCTAGCGAATATCTGGGACCATATGAGGTCACGAAAATAAAGCGTAGCGGGCGATATGAGGTGCGTAAAGTTGGTAACACAGAAGGGCCTATTAATACCGCTACAAGCGTCGACAACATGAAGCTATGGCGTTATGCTGAGGTCAACGAAGAAGCCTGGTCATCAGAGGCTGATGACTGAATCAGGGTGGCCGAATGTAAGATGGAAAGGACGATGAGTCGGTGTGAACGGACATCGATATATCGGTGTGAGCAGATATCGATTGGTCGACGTAAAAGTATCTGCGTGAGCAGATTTACATACCAACATTACTTACATGAACTTTGTCTGGAATCGGGAAATTTTTTACTGCTTCAATACCTTTCTCATCCGCCTGAATACCTTCCTTTGTtatcaaaaatactagataTTTTATGCTTGATCTTAAAAATTCGCATTTATCTATCCTTAATTCTAACCTATTTTGAACCAGCCTATGTACCACTTCTTGCAACGTATCTAAATGCTCTTCCATATTTTTGCTCGCAATCATGATGTCatccatatatattattactttatctTGCCTGATTAGGTCATCgaaaattttattcataaaacGTTGAAACACTGCTGAAGCGTTTTTAATCCCCATGGGCATCCTTTTATATTCACAAATTGTCCTAACGGAGTGACAAATGATGTGTATTTGATTGACGTTTCTTCCACGTAAACATGGAAGTAAccattttttaaatctaaCTTTGTGAAGATTGCTTTGTTTACTAATTTGTCTAGCAAGTCATCAATTAAAGGTAGTGGATAGTTGTCCTTTATTAGTACTTTGTTTAGTTTCCGAAAATCTATACATAAACGTAAATCTCCTGTCTTCTTTTTAACTAATACAATTGGCGAGGCAAACTGTGAGTCACTCGGTCTTATTATATCATTTTCTATATACTCATCTAACATCTTGagaagtttttctttttcagtgTATGACAATCGTCTGGGCGAACAACTGAAAGGCTTATCATCgcttaacaatattttcatttcgcacCTAATTATTGGAACATCTGGCCTTTTAGTTTTTACATATGTGTCCTCGAACATCTTTACAAATTGACAACGTGTCTTAAAATCTATATCTTCTCCATAATTATAAACTTGTTCTTGATCTTCTACAATCTGAATATTGAACATGTCTTTGTCAAAACTATCTACCAATTCCGGCCCATCACATTGTTTTATGTGCAGTTTATCGCAATCTTGTTgtctaattatattttgccTGTTTTCTGTTGAAAAGTCTTTTTCGCTCTTAACTATTTTCTTATCCGTAGAGACTCCTGGATGCCTTTTTACGATTTCTGCTTCAGCTAATAATTTCATAACagctttttcatttgaattatcGTCCTCAATAAATTGATCGTCTAACTGCTGTGATTTGGCGTCAATATCATTTAACAGTTGTGATTCACTATCATTGTCTCTTAACAGTTGTGATTTGGCATAATTATCTCCTAACAGTTGTGATTTATCATAAACATTTCCTAACAGCTGTGATTCATCGTACAATCTGTTATCGTTAACAGGGTGTGTCTCTAACAGTTGTTGCTTAACAGTCGCAGTCTGTCCCCTAAAAGTTTCGCTGCTTAACACCGGACAGTTAACAGTTTCTGCTTTTAACAGTGGCTGTAGACTAGACTCATATCTTACAGTGTGGGTAGAGGTTTCTGTTTTCCGTTGACTAACCATATGTGATTGTTCGGAAAACTTTGCgttatctttcttttttatggcaTCGAAATCTTTTAGGGCctctaaattgaaatttatgccgCATGTATGCATGAAGTCCCTACCTAACACTGCTTCATAACTCATAGACTCATCGTCGACTATtagtaaatcaaaattaaattttatttttcttttcgttacAAAACAAGATACTATtccaaatgtatttaatttgcttttattgattcCAACATAGAGATTATTGACCGGTTTATCCAGTGGTATATTCAATGGAAATGATGATTTCTTCAGAAATGAAATAGGGCTTCCTGAGTCTATGAGGCATTCTGcagtaataaacaaattaggttggcttgaaaaataaatattaaaatgtcttacataattgttgttgagccCGGTGTTTACGTTGAGTACACCAAcacccttcttcttcttcttgcatTCCGCTATGAAATGACCCATCTCTCCGCACGCATAGCATGATCCCGGCTCCCTCTTCGGCTTGCGGCACTCCTTGGCAAGATGACCTCTGGAATTACAGTTGTGGCATCGCCTGTTGTTATCCTCCTCCGTCGTCTTGGTGCCTCCCATTCCATCGTACTTCGGAAGACATATGTGCGCAAAGGCTTGTAACATTTGTTCTGGATCTCCGAATCTCTGAATACGCGCTTGGTTACGTAAGTTCAGCGACGGTATTCCTTCGATGATCTGTTCCAAGAGCTCATCGTTGTCCAATTTGATCGATTGCGCTAAAACGATCTTTTCCTCGAAATACACTGTAAAACGctcattttgttgccatttacGCTGCTCAAACTTTCGTCGTAGCTCCGCCTTCGAAGCTCCAGTGCCGAATGCTAATATCAATTGGTCGCACAGTGTTTGGAAAGGCTCACGCAAGCGAGTCGGGTTTGCATGGAGCCAGTGCTGAGCAtttccttttaattttatggctAATAGCATACGAAGCGACTCCTCATCAAGCTTGCACATGGCTGCAACGCTTTTGAGTTGGCTTACCCAAATGCGCGCACATGACTTCCCTTCGAACTCCAGCGTAACCTCCTTtgcgagtgcgagcgagacagcTGATCCACTTCTTATTTCGTTTAgctcatttttttcttctctagCACTGCCCGTTACGTTTTTAGTGTTGCCCATAGCTTGATATACAGAAtcgctgtttttgtttgttgtcgttgttgtcgcctAACTTTGCGATTTCTGACGCCGACCGTTGCGCAGCTGTGCACAAATCGAGCACGTGTGTGGCGTCGTTGTTGTATGTTTCGATCCCGTTaccgttgttcttgttgttgccgtcgccgAAATTCGCGACTACTGGCGCCGACTGCTGTGCAGCTGCGCGCACAAACTGTGTGGCGCcgttgttgtatgtgtgtgtcgatCCCGTTaccgttgttcttgttgttgccgtcgctgAGATTCGCGACTACTGGCGCCGACTGCTGTGCAGCTGTGCGCACAAACTGTGtggcgccgttgttgttgtctatttcTGTTGTACTTATAGACAATTGATGCGCAACTGTGTTATTCTGAGCATTTTGCAATTCCTCTTTGCTCAATCGTAATTCTTCCTGTAGCTTCTGAATCGTGTCTAGCAATTCCTGGTGGACACTCTCTCCTGGGCTAGAACCTTCGCGATCATTTTGATTCTGCTCATAGCgctcattgttgttggacGATCTACTTTCCTGGCCAGGCAGAACACTTGCAACGCTTAAAAATCGTCGCTTCCCGATTGCATCTCCTCAAACATCTCCGGCGAGGCATCGAGCAATCGCGATATCAACTCTGCCTTACTGCCTGTCGTGGGCAAACCCAGCGCCGTCAGCCACTTCTTCAGTTGTGCCGTGGTGTACTTCTCGAATGTAGGcgtgttcattttttttttttttttttttgatttgtcgATCCCACTTCTGAAAATTGTGGTAGTCCCGCgcacacaataaaacaatCTCGATGCAGTTCAAACGTCCGATTTATTTCACTGCTTCATCAAGACTGAACAGCGTAACTCAATTCTGTATAACATAGAATGTGACATATTGAGAGAATCGATGCAGAGAGCCaatatcgagagagagagttcggATAGCTGAGAGAGCGTtgagtaaatatgtatgtgtgtatgtatatgtaggcACACGTCCTACTACAATACATACATTGCTGCTTGCTACTACTGCTATCCTTCTCTTAACGGTCGCGCGTCGATCATACGTTTGCCACCTCATTCCTACTACCGCTGCTGCCCCCTCTCTcccatatatacacatgtatatgtgtatgtatgtgtctcTATTGAGTGTCTTCGTTGCATATATTcgtatgtacatgtgtatgtacaaatta contains:
- the LOC117577285 gene encoding uncharacterized protein LOC117577285; this translates as MGNTKNVTGSAREEKNELNEIRSGSAVSLALAKEVTLEFEGKSCARIWVSQLKSVAAMCKLDEESLRMLLAIKLKGNAQHWLHANPTRLREPFQTLCDQLILAFGTGASKAELRRKFEQRKWQQNERFTVYFEEKIVLAQSIKLDNDELLEQIIEGIPSLNLRNQARIQRFGDPEQMLQAFAHICLPKYDGMGGTKTTEEDNNRRCHNCNSRGHLAKECRKPKREPGSCYACGEMGHFIAECKKKKKGVGVLNVNTGLNNNYNAS